Proteins from a genomic interval of Clostridium sp. 'White wine YQ':
- a CDS encoding competence/damage-inducible protein A — MNAEIISVGTELLLGDIVNTNAQYLSRELANLGINVYRQTVVGDNEERILESFERAFENSDIIVTTGGLGPTPDDLTKEVAAKYFKQELVLHEESYKKLESYFKNNGRGVTESNKKQAYFPKEAIILKNNHGTAPGAILEGEKGKKIIILPGPPKEMKPMFDEQVIPYLKKFTDNVLVSKTLRLFGIGESHMAEEIKEIIDAQTNPTIAPYAKDVDVTLRITAKGKNEEDARKLIIPMEKKVRDKLGEFIYGEGETTLEEVVAKMLVDKKITISTAESCTGGMIASKLINYGGISECFLEGAVTYSNEAKANRLGVKKETLERYGAVSEETAKEMAEGVAKTSGTDIGVSTTGIAGPTGGTKEKPVGLVYVGISYKGKTIAKRFEFQGDRNKVRIRTTMNALNIIRKTISEE, encoded by the coding sequence TCAGTATTTATCAAGAGAATTAGCTAATCTAGGAATTAATGTATATAGACAGACTGTTGTTGGAGATAATGAGGAAAGAATATTAGAAAGCTTTGAGAGAGCTTTTGAAAATAGTGATATTATAGTCACAACTGGTGGGCTTGGACCCACTCCAGATGATTTAACAAAGGAAGTTGCAGCAAAATATTTTAAGCAAGAACTAGTACTTCATGAAGAATCTTATAAAAAGTTAGAAAGTTATTTTAAAAATAATGGTAGAGGGGTTACCGAAAGCAATAAAAAGCAGGCATATTTCCCAAAGGAAGCTATTATTCTAAAAAATAACCATGGAACTGCTCCAGGAGCAATATTAGAAGGCGAGAAAGGTAAGAAAATAATTATTTTACCAGGACCGCCTAAGGAAATGAAGCCTATGTTTGATGAACAGGTTATTCCATATTTAAAAAAGTTTACTGACAATGTGTTAGTCTCAAAAACACTAAGATTATTTGGAATAGGCGAAAGTCATATGGCAGAAGAAATAAAAGAGATTATAGATGCTCAAACCAATCCAACCATTGCACCATATGCAAAAGATGTGGATGTAACATTAAGAATTACAGCTAAAGGAAAAAATGAAGAAGATGCAAGGAAGCTTATAATCCCAATGGAGAAGAAGGTTAGAGATAAGCTTGGAGAATTTATTTATGGTGAAGGGGAGACCACATTAGAAGAAGTAGTTGCGAAGATGCTAGTGGATAAGAAGATAACTATTTCTACAGCAGAAAGCTGCACTGGTGGAATGATAGCTTCAAAGTTAATAAATTATGGAGGAATAAGTGAATGTTTTCTCGAAGGTGCAGTAACTTATTCAAATGAAGCAAAAGCAAATAGATTAGGTGTTAAGAAAGAAACCTTAGAAAGATATGGTGCAGTTAGTGAAGAGACAGCAAAAGAAATGGCTGAAGGGGTAGCAAAGACTTCTGGAACGGATATAGGTGTTTCAACTACTGGAATTGCAGGACCTACAGGCGGAACTAAGGAGAAACCAGTGGGACTTGTTTATGTAGGTATAAGCTATAAGGGAAAAACAATAGCAAAAAGATTTGAGTTTCAAGGAGATAGAAATAAGGTTAGGATAAGAACTACAATGAATGCATTAAATATAATTAGAAAAACTATAAGTGAAGAATAA
- a CDS encoding CPBP family intramembrane glutamic endopeptidase, with translation MKKVFRANLYFLIILVLSVFGPEVINPFLVSIGLRDVRVVLEANHILLFLVPAIIYIFVTKSSFKKTFRLNPLSLKNVLLIIGLGFAIQPVMMLFSLITSFFFSNDISNFINSISDTPYPVMLLLIAVTPAITEEVTLRGVVLSGYNFKNKWIAAIATGILFGIFHLNAQQFLYAAVLGMVLAYLVRVTNSIFASSLLHFMINGIQVSLQKILAPFVKNNSTPDIASLGMDAKIGALISYGALAILFGALSIIIIRKIEKNCKSKGIYDCYESLSMETEMALRTELIKERVINLPMIGIIVFYLFAMIVIIK, from the coding sequence ATGAAAAAAGTTTTTAGAGCAAATTTATATTTTTTAATCATATTAGTTCTTAGTGTTTTTGGACCAGAAGTTATAAATCCATTTTTAGTATCAATAGGACTTAGGGATGTTAGGGTCGTATTAGAGGCAAATCATATTTTATTATTTTTAGTACCTGCAATAATATATATATTTGTAACTAAATCATCTTTTAAGAAGACGTTTAGGCTTAATCCACTAAGTTTAAAGAATGTTTTGTTAATAATTGGTTTAGGTTTTGCTATTCAACCTGTTATGATGCTTTTTTCTCTCATAACAAGTTTCTTTTTTAGTAATGATATTTCAAATTTTATAAACTCTATAAGTGATACTCCGTATCCAGTAATGTTACTACTAATAGCAGTAACACCAGCTATAACAGAAGAGGTTACATTAAGAGGAGTAGTGCTATCAGGTTATAATTTTAAAAATAAATGGATAGCAGCTATTGCTACTGGAATATTATTTGGGATTTTTCATTTAAATGCACAGCAATTTCTTTATGCAGCCGTACTTGGAATGGTATTAGCATATTTAGTTAGAGTAACTAATAGCATATTTGCCTCTTCGTTATTACATTTTATGATTAATGGAATACAAGTTTCTCTGCAAAAGATACTTGCGCCATTTGTGAAGAATAACTCAACTCCAGACATTGCCTCCCTAGGAATGGATGCCAAAATCGGTGCGCTTATATCTTATGGAGCATTAGCTATATTGTTTGGTGCACTTTCAATAATTATAATTAGAAAGATTGAGAAGAATTGCAAGAGTAAAGGGATTTACGATTGTTATGAAAGTCTTTCTATGGAAACAGAGATGGCTTTAAGGACTGAGCTTATTAAAGAGAGAGTAATAAATCTTCCGATGATTGGAATAATAGTATTTTATTTATTTGCAATGATAGTAATAATAAAATAA
- a CDS encoding pyridoxal phosphate-dependent aminotransferase has translation MISDKMQELVSTSSLIRAMFEEGKRLSAIYGEDNVFDFSLGNPNLEPPENIKNSIIEILNDESPNYVHGYMNNSGYEDVREAIASFLNKKHSLNLSHDNIVMTCGAAGGLNIIFKTLLNPCDEVIVFAPYFGEYNNYVENFQGNLVVVSADLTTFEPNLAELEMKITSKTKAIIINTPNNPTGVVYSEDLIKRLSALLEKKQQEFNTSIYLISDEPYREIVYDGVNVPCILNYYKNCLIGYSYSKSLSLPGERIGYIVANSDMDDFSDFMAALNVANRILGFVNAPSLFQRVVAKALDSEVDVNLYKKNRDLLYNHLVKIGFECIKPQGAFYLFPKALIEDDVKFADEAKKFNLLIVPGSSFGCPGYFRLSYCISYDKIEKSLDAFTKLANMYLK, from the coding sequence ATGATTTCAGATAAAATGCAGGAACTTGTTTCAACTAGCTCTTTAATACGTGCTATGTTTGAAGAAGGAAAAAGACTATCTGCAATCTATGGAGAAGATAATGTTTTTGATTTCAGCTTAGGAAATCCAAACCTTGAACCTCCTGAAAATATTAAAAATTCCATAATAGAAATATTAAATGATGAGTCACCAAACTATGTTCACGGCTATATGAACAATTCTGGTTATGAAGATGTTAGAGAAGCTATTGCAAGCTTTCTTAATAAAAAGCACTCATTAAATTTATCTCATGATAATATAGTAATGACTTGTGGGGCAGCAGGCGGACTTAATATCATTTTTAAAACATTATTAAATCCTTGCGATGAAGTTATAGTCTTTGCGCCATACTTTGGGGAATATAATAACTATGTAGAAAATTTTCAAGGAAATTTGGTAGTTGTCTCAGCTGACTTAACTACCTTTGAGCCTAATTTGGCTGAGTTAGAAATGAAAATAACTTCAAAAACAAAAGCTATTATAATTAATACTCCAAATAATCCAACTGGAGTTGTTTATTCTGAAGACTTAATAAAAAGACTTTCTGCTCTTCTAGAAAAGAAACAGCAGGAATTTAATACAAGCATTTACTTGATTTCAGATGAACCTTATAGAGAAATTGTATATGATGGAGTAAATGTACCATGTATTCTAAATTATTATAAGAATTGTCTTATAGGCTATTCTTATAGTAAGTCCCTATCCCTTCCTGGAGAGAGAATAGGATATATAGTAGCAAATAGTGATATGGATGATTTCTCTGATTTTATGGCAGCTCTAAATGTTGCTAACAGAATACTTGGGTTTGTAAATGCTCCTTCTCTTTTCCAAAGAGTTGTTGCTAAAGCACTAGATTCAGAGGTAGATGTAAACTTATATAAGAAAAATAGAGATTTATTATACAATCATCTTGTTAAAATAGGTTTTGAATGTATAAAGCCTCAAGGAGCGTTCTATTTATTCCCTAAAGCTTTAATTGAAGATGATGTTAAATTTGCAGATGAAGCTAAAAAATTCAATTTGCTTATAGTACCTGGTTCTTCCTTTGGCTGTCCAGGATACTTTAGACTTTCTTATTGTATTTCCTATGATAAAATTGAAAAATCTTTGGATGCATTTACTAAGTTAGCTAATATGTATTTAAAATAA
- a CDS encoding DUF1284 domain-containing protein, with protein MLYLRPHHLLCLRWFVGKGYSSDFTKNMHEILFKLNNTEQNFTLTLENDNICLKCPNLNSSNICTSADKVSIMDVKVIKHFSLTPDKTYNYIDIKKKFEDSIPTEVINDICGNCEWFSLNLCWR; from the coding sequence ATGCTATATCTTAGGCCACATCATTTATTATGCCTAAGATGGTTTGTAGGTAAAGGCTATAGTTCTGATTTTACTAAGAATATGCATGAAATACTTTTTAAGCTAAATAATACTGAGCAAAATTTCACACTTACCCTTGAAAATGATAATATTTGCTTAAAATGCCCTAACTTGAATTCATCCAATATCTGCACTAGTGCTGATAAAGTTTCTATTATGGATGTAAAAGTAATTAAACATTTCTCATTAACTCCAGATAAAACATATAATTATATTGATATTAAGAAAAAATTTGAAGATTCTATTCCAACAGAAGTAATTAATGATATTTGTGGAAATTGTGAATGGTTTTCCTTAAATCTATGTTGGAGATAG
- a CDS encoding biotin transporter BioY: MKNTLSIRDITFIGMGAAILAVLSQFSIPLPFSAVPLTLQVPAVILISIIFKPKQSFLSVLVFLLLGAIGLPVFASFHGGFNIIVGPTGGYLLGFLIMPLIISNVASSTNTILIFILTYIALAFDYLVGVLQLSLVAHLSVTAALAAGLYPFIVKDIIVVFITILLGLNIKRRLNIGTSSNAIS, encoded by the coding sequence ATGAAAAACACTTTATCAATTAGAGATATAACATTTATAGGTATGGGGGCTGCAATTTTAGCTGTTCTTTCTCAATTTTCTATTCCGCTGCCATTTTCAGCTGTTCCATTAACCCTACAAGTACCCGCAGTTATATTAATTTCAATTATTTTTAAACCTAAGCAATCATTTTTGTCTGTTTTAGTTTTTCTTTTATTAGGAGCAATAGGATTACCTGTTTTTGCAAGCTTTCATGGTGGCTTTAATATTATCGTAGGGCCTACTGGTGGATACCTTCTTGGATTTCTTATAATGCCTTTAATAATTTCTAATGTAGCTTCAAGCACTAATACAATTTTAATCTTCATATTAACTTATATAGCTCTTGCTTTTGATTATTTAGTTGGAGTTCTACAATTATCACTAGTAGCTCATTTATCTGTTACTGCTGCATTAGCTGCTGGACTTTATCCTTTTATCGTTAAAGATATAATTGTTGTATTTATTACTATACTATTAGGCTTAAATATAAAAAGAAGACTTAACATAGGAACTAGTTCCAATGCTATATCTTAG
- a CDS encoding ABC-F family ATP-binding cassette domain-containing protein: MSVLTVKDMSHGFGDRAIFEDVSFRLLKGEHVGLIGANGEGKSTFMNIVTNKLMPDEGKVIWSNNVRVGYMDQHAVLEKGISIRDALRDAFKYLFDLEEEMNSLYGKMGEVEPEELEKMLERTATIQDLLDHNGFYVIDAKVEEVAKGLGLLDLGLDRDVDDLSGGQRTKILLGKLLLQNSEILLLDEPTNYLDEEHIEWLKRYLNNYENAFILISHDIPFLNSVVNLIYHVEERKLTRYVGDYDEFRRLYDESKKRLEAAYEKQQKEIARLEDFVARNKANVATANMAKSRQKKLDKMEVIELSKEKPKPEFNFKAARASGKAIFETRDLVIGYDSPLTKPLNLYMERGQKIALVGANGLGKSTLLKSLLGKVKPLSGEVELGDYQYIGYFEQEDRSGNTNTCIEEVWQEFPSKTQYEIRAALAKCGLTTKQLESKIMVLSGGEAAKVRLCKILNTETNILILDEPTNHLDVEAKEELKRALKEYKGSILLVSHEPEFYRDVVTEIWNCEDWTTKICGPTK, translated from the coding sequence ATGAGTGTTTTAACAGTTAAAGATATGAGCCATGGATTTGGTGATAGAGCTATATTTGAAGATGTTTCTTTTAGATTATTAAAAGGAGAACACGTAGGTTTAATTGGAGCTAATGGAGAAGGAAAATCTACATTTATGAATATAGTTACCAATAAACTTATGCCAGATGAAGGTAAAGTAATTTGGTCAAATAATGTTAGAGTTGGATACATGGACCAGCATGCAGTATTAGAAAAAGGAATATCCATAAGAGATGCACTTAGAGATGCATTTAAATATTTATTTGACTTAGAAGAAGAAATGAATTCTCTTTATGGAAAAATGGGAGAAGTTGAACCAGAAGAACTAGAAAAGATGCTTGAAAGAACTGCAACTATTCAAGATTTATTAGATCACAATGGATTTTATGTAATAGATGCGAAGGTGGAAGAAGTTGCTAAAGGTCTTGGACTTTTAGATTTAGGACTAGATAGAGATGTAGATGACTTATCAGGTGGACAAAGAACAAAGATTTTACTTGGAAAGCTATTATTACAAAATTCAGAAATACTACTTTTAGACGAGCCTACTAACTACTTAGATGAAGAACATATAGAGTGGCTTAAGAGATATTTAAATAATTATGAAAATGCTTTTATACTAATATCCCATGATATTCCATTTTTAAATTCAGTAGTTAACCTAATTTATCATGTAGAAGAAAGAAAGTTAACAAGATATGTAGGAGACTATGATGAGTTTAGAAGATTATATGATGAAAGTAAGAAGAGATTAGAAGCAGCATATGAAAAGCAACAAAAAGAAATAGCTAGACTAGAAGACTTCGTTGCAAGAAATAAAGCAAATGTTGCTACTGCAAATATGGCTAAATCAAGACAAAAGAAACTTGATAAGATGGAAGTTATAGAGCTTTCAAAAGAAAAACCAAAGCCAGAGTTTAACTTCAAAGCAGCTAGAGCTTCAGGAAAAGCAATATTTGAAACTAGAGATTTAGTAATAGGATATGATTCACCATTAACTAAACCATTAAATCTTTATATGGAAAGAGGACAAAAGATTGCTTTAGTTGGAGCAAATGGATTAGGTAAATCTACACTTCTAAAGAGCCTACTTGGTAAAGTTAAGCCTTTAAGTGGAGAAGTAGAACTTGGAGATTATCAATATATAGGTTATTTTGAACAAGAAGATAGATCAGGAAACACTAATACTTGTATAGAAGAAGTATGGCAAGAGTTCCCAAGCAAGACTCAATATGAAATTAGAGCAGCCTTAGCTAAATGTGGATTAACAACAAAACAGTTAGAATCAAAAATCATGGTTTTATCTGGAGGAGAAGCTGCAAAAGTAAGACTATGTAAGATTCTAAATACTGAAACAAATATATTAATCCTAGACGAGCCTACAAACCATTTGGATGTAGAAGCTAAAGAAGAATTAAAAAGAGCCTTAAAAGAATATAAGGGTTCAATATTACTAGTATCCCATGAACCAGAATTCTATAGAGATGTGGTAACAGAAATATGGAATTGTGAGGATTGGACAACTAAAATATGCGGTCCCACAAAATAA
- a CDS encoding ParB N-terminal domain-containing protein, translated as MKKIVIYSDASIKIKKQANATIIFDKSNENEKTLIYRTGGGNNSQEAELYSVLYGLEYVKEFIQIEDEELFIEVRTDELFIVTFINNKLHIEWDKISWRKGTSTKPLRKDALLWYSLTLLIKHFGIDNISATKVTTKEDKTHRLADRVANNMLPIASLKFRQFYKVSPNPFTNIKDLINLSEMIEIPELELDLSDLPWRKAKKKHSKKKEKKTNIISWIGKVTDSIVNIPTKDIMLEEEIHLNCHKLNFNGKLKEYSKQEKIENPIAVRKISDNKYALVMGIQRYFAAKILDIEVIPAIITDLNYADFSTKMDELINN; from the coding sequence ATGAAAAAAATAGTCATATACTCAGATGCATCTATTAAAATAAAAAAACAAGCAAATGCTACTATAATCTTTGATAAATCTAATGAAAATGAAAAAACTCTAATATATAGAACTGGTGGTGGAAATAACTCTCAAGAAGCAGAACTATATAGCGTTCTATATGGATTAGAATATGTTAAAGAATTTATTCAAATTGAAGATGAGGAATTATTTATAGAAGTAAGAACTGATGAATTATTTATTGTAACATTTATAAATAATAAATTACACATTGAATGGGACAAAATATCCTGGAGAAAAGGAACAAGTACAAAACCATTAAGAAAAGATGCTCTACTATGGTATAGCCTCACGCTCCTTATTAAACATTTTGGTATTGATAATATATCTGCTACAAAAGTGACAACAAAAGAAGATAAAACACATAGACTTGCAGATAGAGTAGCTAATAACATGTTGCCTATAGCCTCATTAAAATTCAGACAATTTTATAAGGTCTCTCCAAACCCATTTACAAACATAAAAGATTTAATCAATTTATCTGAAATGATTGAAATTCCTGAATTAGAATTGGATTTATCTGATCTACCTTGGCGTAAAGCAAAAAAGAAACATAGCAAAAAAAAAGAAAAGAAAACTAACATCATTTCATGGATTGGTAAAGTAACTGATTCTATTGTTAATATACCTACAAAAGACATTATGCTAGAGGAAGAAATACACTTAAACTGCCATAAACTTAACTTTAATGGAAAATTGAAAGAATATAGTAAACAAGAAAAAATAGAAAACCCTATAGCAGTTAGAAAAATATCTGATAACAAATATGCTTTAGTAATGGGAATTCAACGATATTTCGCTGCTAAAATCTTAGATATTGAAGTTATACCTGCTATCATCACTGATCTTAATTATGCTGACTTTAGTACAAAAATGGATGAATTGATTAATAATTAA
- a CDS encoding transposase translates to MKNNYSIGFKIDAVQRFMETNEPLNKIAKEIGVHTATLNNWIKTYPELVADISTKPKDKNFRKLSTSVELDANDFTKSNLIENDDSSIDDLLSSYIEEAGKNISVYLSSKTLKLLNEYKKKKNLNSRSRIIDAIVYDYLSKYK, encoded by the coding sequence ATGAAAAATAATTATAGCATTGGATTTAAAATTGATGCAGTACAAAGATTTATGGAAACTAATGAACCTTTGAACAAAATAGCAAAAGAAATAGGAGTGCATACAGCGACTCTTAATAACTGGATAAAAACTTATCCAGAATTAGTAGCAGATATTAGCACCAAACCAAAAGATAAAAATTTTAGGAAACTATCAACTAGTGTAGAACTCGACGCCAATGATTTTACCAAAAGTAATCTAATCGAAAACGATGACTCATCTATCGATGATTTGTTATCTTCATATATAGAAGAAGCTGGGAAAAACATCTCTGTTTATTTGAGTAGTAAGACACTTAAGCTCTTAAATGAATATAAAAAAAAGAAGAATCTAAACAGTAGATCCCGTATAATTGATGCTATAGTTTACGATTATCTATCAAAATACAAATAA
- a CDS encoding RNase H family protein → MNINIYSDGCCINNGLENAVASWSYVAVDENREIIRTSVGKVEGAQNNNRAELTAFINALQYVRNERNESFTIHVDYEALYLYCNGKARPKSNLDLYRQINYLMNMCGDRITVEKVKAHKTRDSFSNFINGVVDTLAKKFLEFIANEDFKG, encoded by the coding sequence TTGAATATAAATATATACTCAGATGGATGTTGTATTAATAATGGTTTAGAAAACGCAGTTGCTTCATGGAGTTATGTGGCAGTTGATGAAAATCGTGAAATAATTAGAACAAGTGTTGGTAAAGTTGAGGGAGCCCAAAATAATAATAGAGCAGAGTTAACAGCTTTTATAAATGCACTTCAATATGTTCGTAATGAACGTAATGAATCATTTACTATTCATGTTGATTATGAGGCTCTTTACCTATACTGCAATGGTAAGGCTAGACCTAAATCAAATCTTGACTTGTATCGCCAAATAAATTATTTAATGAATATGTGTGGTGATAGGATTACAGTTGAAAAAGTCAAAGCTCATAAAACACGAGATAGTTTTTCCAATTTTATCAACGGCGTAGTTGATACTCTAGCTAAAAAGTTTCTCGAATTTATCGCTAACGAAGACTTTAAAGGTTAA
- a CDS encoding DUF2975 domain-containing protein, which yields MKRYSTIFLKIAVILIGIPVLALCIFWVPGFVNYINLAIIMGVYVTAITYFIALYQALKLLSYIDKNKAFSELSVNALKNIKYCAVTISLIFAVIVPFLYPVADADDAPGLVAFPLIIIFASAVIGVFAAVLQRLLKEAIDLKEENDLTV from the coding sequence ATGAAACGATATTCAACAATTTTCTTAAAGATAGCAGTTATCCTTATTGGGATTCCAGTTCTTGCACTTTGTATATTTTGGGTGCCTGGATTTGTAAATTATATCAACTTAGCAATTATAATGGGAGTGTATGTAACAGCAATAACTTATTTCATCGCACTATATCAAGCTTTAAAACTTTTAAGTTATATTGATAAGAACAAAGCCTTCTCGGAACTATCTGTAAATGCTTTAAAAAATATAAAATATTGTGCAGTTACTATAAGTCTTATATTTGCAGTAATAGTACCGTTCTTATATCCCGTAGCAGATGCAGATGATGCACCAGGACTTGTAGCCTTCCCACTAATCATTATTTTTGCTTCGGCAGTGATTGGGGTCTTTGCAGCTGTTCTTCAAAGACTTTTAAAAGAGGCAATAGACTTAAAAGAAGAAAATGATTTAACAGTGTAA
- a CDS encoding helix-turn-helix domain-containing protein, which yields MAIIVNIDVMLAKRKMSVTELSEKVGITMANLSILKNGKAKAIRFSTLEAICKVLDCQPGDILEYRSDT from the coding sequence ATGGCGATTATAGTTAATATTGACGTAATGCTGGCTAAAAGAAAAATGAGTGTAACTGAACTTTCAGAGAAAGTTGGAATAACCATGGCGAACCTCTCTATACTAAAGAATGGAAAGGCAAAAGCCATTAGATTTTCAACTTTAGAAGCTATATGCAAGGTTTTGGACTGCCAACCTGGTGATATTTTAGAATATAGAAGTGATACATAA
- a CDS encoding DUF4367 domain-containing protein yields the protein MLRQKKFVIAVCAALLVTAGITVQPVKAAISSTLSIFRVEKMKGITVTLEDIQQIQQKLSSGKGEISLDKIGSIKMQGGDNRSASQEDVKNLPDIDVEFPSHLGSAIPSINIVEPRSVDFTLNAKNVNQIMKSYGSTKLLPENIDGKTFKVNFTSQVTMNYRINDKLINITQTKSPEIIVPKDVNVDELYNAIIDMPIIPQDLQSQLKSIKDWKNALYIPVVDSKMTQVDINGAKGYMTKDYGNSEGTHESAVIWYDKGVIYVVSGEIENGEILNIARSMR from the coding sequence ATGTTAAGGCAAAAAAAGTTTGTGATTGCAGTCTGTGCAGCATTGTTAGTCACAGCAGGTATAACCGTTCAACCAGTTAAAGCAGCAATTTCAAGTACGCTGTCTATTTTCAGAGTTGAGAAAATGAAAGGAATAACTGTAACTCTTGAAGACATACAGCAGATACAGCAGAAGCTTTCAAGTGGCAAAGGTGAGATAAGCCTTGACAAAATAGGAAGTATAAAGATGCAGGGGGGCGATAATAGGTCAGCATCACAGGAGGATGTGAAGAACCTTCCTGATATTGACGTAGAGTTTCCATCCCATCTTGGCAGTGCAATACCAAGCATTAATATAGTTGAACCTAGATCCGTGGATTTTACACTTAATGCGAAGAATGTAAATCAGATAATGAAGTCTTATGGATCTACAAAGCTTCTTCCAGAAAATATAGACGGAAAAACCTTCAAGGTGAATTTTACTTCACAGGTAACCATGAACTACAGAATAAATGACAAGCTAATAAATATTACACAGACAAAGTCACCTGAGATAATAGTTCCTAAGGATGTTAATGTTGATGAGTTATATAATGCTATTATAGACATGCCTATAATTCCGCAGGATCTGCAGTCACAGTTAAAGTCTATAAAGGATTGGAAAAATGCACTTTACATTCCTGTAGTAGATTCAAAAATGACACAGGTTGATATAAACGGTGCAAAGGGATATATGACTAAGGATTATGGTAATTCAGAAGGTACTCATGAATCTGCAGTCATCTGGTATGATAAGGGTGTTATTTATGTTGTATCAGGAGAAATAGAAAATGGAGAAATTTTAAATATTGCAAGGTCTATGAGGTAA
- a CDS encoding ABC transporter ATP-binding protein, with protein sequence MVIETENLTKNYGDKTGCKDITVSVDQGEIFGFLGPNGAGKSTFIKMLVGLLFPTSGKAFVLGKPLGDIDVRKKIGYLPENFKYQEWMTGKDLLSFHASLYKLDKKSAKLKMEEVLDLVKLKGHEKYRVGTYSKGMQQRIGLACALLPDPDLLFLDEPTSALDPVGRKEVREIMTSLKASGKTVLLNSHLLSEVETVCDSAAIIKKGSIIKYGKMNDILQSKLILEIHAEDLNREVLNMLRDIDSGLNYSNNRIQMEIEDKAAIHHVASIIINGGGKLFELSPKKGSLEDVFISLIEGGDKK encoded by the coding sequence ATGGTAATAGAGACTGAAAATCTGACGAAGAATTATGGAGATAAAACTGGCTGCAAGGATATTACGGTATCTGTAGACCAAGGTGAGATTTTTGGATTCCTCGGCCCTAATGGGGCTGGTAAAAGCACATTTATAAAAATGCTAGTAGGGCTTTTGTTCCCTACCAGTGGAAAGGCATTCGTACTAGGAAAGCCTCTGGGAGATATAGATGTAAGAAAGAAAATAGGATACCTGCCAGAAAACTTCAAATACCAGGAGTGGATGACAGGAAAAGACCTACTATCCTTTCATGCTTCCTTGTATAAATTGGACAAAAAGAGCGCTAAATTAAAGATGGAAGAGGTACTAGACTTAGTCAAGCTCAAAGGACATGAGAAGTATCGCGTAGGCACATACAGTAAGGGCATGCAGCAGCGTATAGGTTTAGCCTGTGCCCTTTTACCAGACCCTGATCTTCTTTTTTTAGATGAACCCACTTCTGCTCTTGACCCTGTAGGCAGGAAAGAAGTAAGAGAAATAATGACTAGTCTAAAGGCAAGCGGTAAAACTGTTTTACTTAACAGCCATCTGCTCAGTGAGGTTGAGACGGTCTGTGATAGTGCAGCAATAATTAAAAAAGGATCTATAATTAAGTATGGAAAAATGAATGATATACTCCAAAGTAAGTTAATTCTTGAGATACATGCGGAAGACTTAAATAGAGAAGTCTTAAATATGCTTAGAGATATCGACAGCGGCCTTAACTATTCAAATAACAGGATACAAATGGAGATTGAGGACAAGGCAGCAATACACCATGTAGCATCAATAATTATTAACGGCGGAGGGAAATTATTTGAACTTTCGCCAAAGAAGGGCTCACTGGAAGATGTGTTTATAAGTTTAATAGAGGGCGGTGATAAGAAGTGA